A window of Geothrix edaphica genomic DNA:
CACATGACAATTGACGTACCGGCGACGATCATGTCCTTCCGCCATCTTCCCGGAGGTCGTCATGTCCGCGTCCGTTACTGACCGTATCCAGTCCTTCCTGGTCTCGGGCCCCTTTGCGGTGGTGGGCGCGAGCACGGACCGTTCGAAGTACGGGAACAAGGTGCTGCGCTGCTACCAGCAGCATGGGAAAGAGGTCTATCCCATCAACCCCAAGGCGCCTGAGGTGGAGGGCCTGAAGGCCTACCCCTCGCTGGCGGCGCTGCCGGTGAAGGTGCCGGCCATCTCGGTGATCACGCCACCGGCGGCCACGGAGCAGGTGGTCCGCGAAGCGGCGGCCGCGGGTGTGAAGCACATCTGGATGCAGCCCGGCGCCGAGAGCGACGCGGCCATCCGCACGGCGGAATCCCTGGGGATGAACGTCATCGCCGGGGGGCCCTGCCTGCTGGTGATGATGGGCTATCACGAGTGAATCCGCTGCGCGGATTCACATATAAAAAGCCTTCCGGATTCGCGAAGCGAATCCTCATCTGAATTCGCGCAGCGAATTCAGCCTAGGCCAGCCCCAGGCTCCTCCGTACCTCCAGCCGATCCTCCTCGTGGGCCTGGATCAGCTTGGGCACTTCGTTCTGCCACAGCTTCGATACATCGGCGAAGGAGATGGTCGGCTTCGCTTCGGCGCCAGGGGTCGAGGGTTCGGTTGAGTCCTGCGAGAACATCCCGCGGGTACCAGGTTCGGGGGTCATGGGTTTGGATCCTCAGTAGGGAAAGGTAAGCGGTCTGGAGCTGATACGCAATCACGGAATCGACGGCTTTCGGGCGCGTCCGCACGCTGGCGATGGCCTCGTGCCCCGTGGTCATGAGATCGGGGCCCTCCTCGTCCACGCGCACGTGGTAGAGCCGCAGGGAGCGACCCGCCCGGGGGGCGAAGCCCAGAAAGGTGAAGGGGGCCCACGCGTGGGCCCGGGCCATGCGGTCCAGGGGCACGTAGCGGCCTTCGCGCTCGGAGCGGGCCAGCATGGCCTTGAGGGCGCCGCCGGGGTCGCGGTCTGTGTAGACGAGGTGGACCTCGCCGCAGCCCGCCTGCCGGATGCGATCCAGGAGGAAGGCCACACCGTCGGGATCCGTGTGGGGCGCGTCGAACACGGCGCCGAAGGCTGATCCCATGGCCAGGGCGTTGGTGGTCTTCCCCGTGGCCTGGCCGCCCATGAAGATGATCACCGGCCCGCCCTGGGCATGGGCCAGGGCCCGGTCGCGCAGGCGCTTGCCCAGGGCGTTCAGATGCACGGCGGCCCGGCCCGCCGGATCCTCCAGGGCCTCGTAGCCCTGGGTGGGGTTCTGGCGGAGGCTGGGCAGCAGCGTGGCGAGGAGGTCCCCGTTCACCAGTTGGCCCTTGAGCGTCCCCGGCCGGGCCGCGTAGTCATCGAGGGCGGGGCCCGCCCGGCGGGCCAGGTCCGCGGCCTCGGCCTCGAGGGCCCCGCGCAGGTTCCGGCGCCCGGCTTCATCGAGCTCCCAGTAGGAGCGGCGCTGGTGCCAGGGAACCTGCTGCCAGGGCAGCGGAGCCGGGGAGGGAAGGGGGGGCATGACCCCCCCAGCCTACTGGATGGCGGGGGGGACCACACCCTATGCTCGAAACCATGTCCGCTCCCGCCTCCACCCTCCTGTTTCCCGGCCAGGGCACCGAGGTCCCGGGCATGTCCCGGGGCTGGGAGGGCCACGAGGCCTGGGCGGAGACGCTGGGGGTGGCGGAAAGCCACACAGGCCGGCCCCTGAGGCGGGCCATGGTCGAGGGGCCGCTGGATCTGCTGCGGTCTCAGCGGTTGGCGCCCTGTGCCGTGCTGGCCCACTCCGTGGGTATCTACCGCGCCTGGCGCGGGGCCGGGATGGCCCTTCCCGTGGCTGCCGCGGGCCACAGCATGGGGTTCTACTCCGCCCTCGTGGCCGCCGGAGTGGTACCGCTCGAGGCGGCCCTGGACCTGATCTCCGCCGTGGAGGACCTCAGCGAGGCCGCCTTCGGCCGCGGGGCCATGGGCATGGCCTTCCTCATCGGCGTGCCGGAGTTGGAGGTGCACCGGGCCCTGGCGGACCACCCGGGGCTTGTGCTGTCCAATCGCAATGGGCAGGCCCAGTTCACGGTCTCCGGCCCCGTGCCCGCCCTCGAGATCCTGGTGGGGAGACTGGAGCCTGCGGCCCTCAAGGCGGGCCTGTTGCCGGTGCAGCATCCCCTGCATGGCCCCCACATGGCGGCGCTGCTGCCGGCCATCACCCGGAGGCTGGCGGCCGTGCGGCCCGCGGAGCCCGCCTTCCCGCTGATCTCCCACTTCGACGGGCGCCTGCTCACGACGGGCGCGGCAGCCTGGGATGAGGGCATCGCCTCCGTGGCCCTGCCCGTGGACTGGCTGGCCGTGGTGGCCCGGCTGAAAGCCCTGGGCGCTCCGCTGGCGGAGTGCGGCCACGGTCGGCAGCTGGCGGGGCTGACCCGCTGGGCGGAGCGGGACCTGGTGGTGGCTTCGCTCCAGGACCCCCCGCGCTCGTAAAAAATCGCCCAATTCT
This region includes:
- a CDS encoding CoA-binding protein yields the protein MSASVTDRIQSFLVSGPFAVVGASTDRSKYGNKVLRCYQQHGKEVYPINPKAPEVEGLKAYPSLAALPVKVPAISVITPPAATEQVVREAAAAGVKHIWMQPGAESDAAIRTAESLGMNVIAGGPCLLVMMGYHE
- a CDS encoding ACP S-malonyltransferase, which codes for MSAPASTLLFPGQGTEVPGMSRGWEGHEAWAETLGVAESHTGRPLRRAMVEGPLDLLRSQRLAPCAVLAHSVGIYRAWRGAGMALPVAAAGHSMGFYSALVAAGVVPLEAALDLISAVEDLSEAAFGRGAMGMAFLIGVPELEVHRALADHPGLVLSNRNGQAQFTVSGPVPALEILVGRLEPAALKAGLLPVQHPLHGPHMAALLPAITRRLAAVRPAEPAFPLISHFDGRLLTTGAAAWDEGIASVALPVDWLAVVARLKALGAPLAECGHGRQLAGLTRWAERDLVVASLQDPPRS